TAGCTAGGAGGGGACCAACCCAGCGAGAAATAGTCTTCAATATTCGTAAAAATCAAAATATCTTCCTTTCTTGGTGTTTGGTTGAAGAAAAAAGTTTCAAAAAGCAAATGAAAGGAAAGTTCCAAAAAGGAATGCCACTCGTTAGTAAATTTTCTTATACTATTGGATAAGATGAGAGAGGAATAAGAAAATTAATGGAACCCGCCTCGCCGTTGAACAAAAGTCAACCGCGCTGTCGGACAATGACCGTAAAGTTTTTGTACCTCTAATACTACTGCTATATATAGATTAAAAAAACATATCATTGATTTCGAACCTTCTCTAATTAATTACTGATACATTCTTCTATTTCTCTAAGCCTATTTCCTGATCGATCGAGCTACACTAACACTACAATGTCTTTCTCCATTGTTGAAAAAACACTTTACCTCGTTCATTCGGAAGATCCAATTTTGAAAGTAGAGGGTGCTCGGGTTATTCGCCGACTAACAAAGAGTTCCCTACGTTACCGGCGTCATTTCTCTGACGCCGTCAAACCCCTTGTTGACATGCTTCGTTCTACTTCCTTTGAATTCATTGAAGCTGCTCTTCTTGCCCTCCTCAATCTCTCCGTTAAAGATGAAGGGTACGTTTTGCAAGTACTATACTATTTTTATTGGCTTTAATTAGCGAAATATAGTAGCAGTAATATTTCTTAAGATAAATACACTATTTGAACAAAAGTTACTGGTTCGGCTTAACCAGAACTTGGCTTCTAGCTCCACTCCTGATTGCTGGTGGTCTACCGGAGTTTCCTAAATTCTGTTCTGATATGTAATTTTCAAATTTTGCTTGTGACCTTGTAGCTGTAATTGCTGTTTCTTAGCTTaagttcttccatttttggttGCGGATAGCTTTCTTGCTTATAGTTCCTACCGATACACCTTTTTAATTGCATTTAGTGCCTTGCACTCTTGGAAAGGGATGattatacgcatatatatattttagctgttttttatttttgtttttttggttatACTCCATTTATTTGGTATTATATGAAAGTGTTTGACGGAATACTAGTTTAAGACAATAACTTGTCTTTCAGATCGATGGTAGTTGAGGAGAATATTAAAAGTAATAGTTAAGTACAAAATTTATGCTATTATAAATGAAACTTTTGTTTTAATATCTTCAACACACCCCCTTATGTGCCGGGTTGATTCATTTTTATGTGACAATGAGCCTTGAACTTTTATGTTGTTCGGACTCTTCAAAAATATTGTTAGGTATGTGTTGGATCCTCCAAATTTAGTACATATTTGAAAGATCCGACACGAGTGCAGCAGTATTTTTGGAGAGTTCGAGCAACATAGTTGAACTTAGGATCTCTAACCTTTTTGAAACTGTGTTAAATCGTGTAATCAACTCATCTAAATTCTTAAATTATTAGAAAGCAAACAATCTGATCTTATTTGCTTGTATCTTCAACAGAAACAAGAAAAGTATCATAGAAGCTGGCGCCTTGGAACCAATTATTGGCTTTCTTCAATCAGAAAATGCAAGTCTACAGGATTATGCAACTGCTTCATTGCTTACATTATCAGCATCTTCTGTAACGAAGCCGATCCTTAGTTCTTTCGGTGTCATCCCTCTACTTGTGGATATTCTAAGACGCGGTAGCTCACACGCCAAGGTTGATTCTATATTGACTCTTTACAATCTTTCAACTTATCAAGGAAATTTAACATTGATTCTTGAAACAGAGCCAATTCCTTCCATAATTTCTCTGCTCAAATCGTGTAAAAAGTCATCAAAAACTGCTGAAAAATGTACTGCTCTTATAGAATCACTAATGTGCTACGAGGAAGGTAGGAACGCGTTGACGTCTGAAGAAGGAGGGATTTTTGCAATAGTAGAAGTGCTTGAAATTGGATCTTTGCAAAGTAGAGAACATGCTGTAGGAGCTCTGCTGACGATGTGTCAAATTGATCGGTGTAAATACCGGGAATTAATTCTTAGAGAAGGTGTAATGCCTGGACTTCTTGAGCTGACTGTTAAAGGGACAACTATATCTCAAGAAAAATCACAAATACTTTTAAGGTTGCTTAGAGACACTCCTTATAAGAGGTCTGAGCTTAAACCTGACACACTGGAGAACATTGTTTCAAATCTTATATCTCAATTAGATGGAAATGAGCAAACTGGAAAAGCGCGAGGTTTGCTTGCTGAAGTGATACAAGTTAGTATGGATCAAAGTTTGAGACATTTACACCTAAGGGAAATGGTTTTTACTCCAGTTGATTTGTCTGTTTCTAGTGGCGCTTCAGAGATCTCTTCAACGTGATACATTTTGGTATATTAGAGTGatctctttgtttttctcttccgAGGTCCTCTATTTTTCCTCCTGCAACCATGTTATTGCGTTGAGATTAAATTTTTGTGGTCGAAAAATTAGATATTCTAGACATGCACAGTGAGAATTCATATAGTCGACCACAACCTGTTTGAAACTGAGGTGTAATTATTACTGTTAGTTTGGATAAGGCCAGTCGCAGCCATTCTTGGCCCTGTGATTGGCTAATGTCAACAATTTGGGAGAATTATAAGCTCTTAGAATTTTTGTTTTTGAAGTTAGTCTTGGTATATTTGTACACAAACTCTGAAGGTTATACAAACAATTAATGAAGGCTCCAATTTTCCTGGTTCCATGGTTTGTGAATGAGCGGCTTTTTTAAGGAATGAATGTGTATTTTCTGGAACAGGAATTTCCACTCTTCACTTTAGGTCTGTATTGGTAAAAAATTGACTCACCACGTGGATTGATTATATCCCAGCACGTGTCAAGAATATTAGAAGATCATGGAGAGGATGAGACCGAGATGAGTCAAGTGGAGAGTTATTTGGCACCGGGACCATTCGTACCGTAATCGTTTATGAGTCGACATAGAAGACTTCCCGAGAGGAAATACGAGTGAATAAAGTGGGATTTGGTATAACTCATTGAGCAGTTATAGATTCTCAGTGTAAAAACGCAGTTAATAGGGGTAACGGGTGGGCGAGATATTAGAGGGAAATGATTACGGGTAATTTTACTATTTAAATCCCCACTTCTCCTACATTGTAAACATAACAAATAACTCGACAACTCTCATCTCTCTATATCACATTATCTTGCTCGAATCAATCTGAAAAACGAAACATCTTAGATCAATATGAATTCTCTTTCCTTTTGCCTAATATTTGATTTCCTTATTTACTGTCAGTTATTATTTCTTGCCATTTAAATTTGAGAAAGTGACTCAAATCGATTGCTTGTGCCCTGAAAATACAAATTTAATTGATTTGGCTTATAAAACTAATTTCAGGTTAAGCAAGGCAAATTTTCTTATAAAGATTCCCTTAATTCCTACTTATAAAAAAGGCTACACCTATCCCATGTAAAGATCTACTTTTAAAAAGAAATTTTATTGGTTATTTTCTGATGGTTAGTCCTTTATACTTTCTATCAAATCTTCAGATGCAGATCAATTTGTTTGATAATTGTAGTTGTAGTGAGGCAAGGCAAGGGTTGTTGGGGAGCGCTGAGCAGACTGCAGAATGGAAGAAAAGTAGTTGTTCAAGAAAAGACCACGGTCGTCTAACGACTCGCAACAGCCGGCAATtttgatttgagaaacatgatTGTGAGAGCCACTAATATAAAGGAGATTTAAGGGCTAAAAATTGACTTGGAAAGGATTTCTATTGGCGAGCAGGCACTAGTTATTGACTTGGAAAGGATTTCAATTGACTCCAGATTATTCACCCTCGATATTTTCGGAGCACTAAATAAATGCATATGTCGTTTACTCATATGTTCATAAATAAATCATGATTATTGACAGAGGCGGAAGGGTTCAACTGAACCATAATTTTCGGCGCAGAtcataaatttatgtgtaaaataTATTTAAATTGTAATAAATAGCATACATGAACccataaattaaaaaatataattggttcaatgctaaaaattttaaaaactgaACTTATAAAGTTTAAATCTTAGATTAGCCTCTAATTATTGAAGAATATGTGTTCTTATATCAATCTAATATTTAATCATAATAAACTAATATAATTTGATGTAAACCCCATGTATGTGCAAGTTTAAATGAAACAGATTTAGTGAATTTTAGATGTATATTTATGGATTCAAATAAATCAGCTGTGGTAAAGTTACATCATCTCCTCGTCTGCACGCCTTCATTTCATCAACTAACATTTTGGAGTTGAATTAGGCTTGTTTAATAAAGTGATTGTTTAACTGAAATATGTGAATCAGATACTTAAGACATGTCTAATAATTGGTGAGCCGTATGATAATTGCTGCTTCATTTGCATCAAATTCCAAACAAGACTGTTGTGCAACTTGTTTGACCAAAAATATAGATCTTGATTTAACTAATTAAACTTATATAAATGAGAGTGAATCTTTGTTAACAACAATATCCTTGAAAGAAATCCTAGTAGTATAACGAATGACGTGCAAATCTGTTCTAACGGGTATGGCAGCATGCAATAGTCAATGGTCAagaataaaaatagaaataatgCAACGTTGAATGTAGATGAATAATAATAAATGGCATTTATGTAAATAAATGCAGAGAAGTCACCCAAGACAAGATGGTAGTAATGGATATTCTTTCCGATAATGATGAGTGATGAATAATCCTTTGAATATCTGAGTTATTCTCGGATATGGTGAAAACGTATAGACAAGAATCTTAGCGAAAAGATTACGTTTGTATCGGTGTAATAACATCTGGTTCTCTCCTTTAAAGTCAAAGTGTCTTCTACAAATGAATATCATTATGTCTCTTTCTTTTTATAGAAAATATGTTCCTAgaaaccctaatagtacaagtgcAAAGAATATTCACTAGAATATTCTCATTTAGGTCCAATCTTAAAGCTAGCCGTTATAACTCTGCCAGAGGCCCATGACTTCGACAATGGTTACTGATGACTCCTCGACTTCGATCTTTGCTGACTCTTCGACCACGGCCTTCATTGTTGATTTGATCACTTCGACCCATGGCGACCTAAAAATGCTTTACCGATATCATTTTGACTTATATTCTACAGATAAATTTCAACTCATAccgttagtccctccgcttattgaGGTTGGTCTTGCGGGCGGGTTCTATGAGTAGATCATGTTGTCGGTGGTCGAGCTAATCGAGTCGACCGCATGAGTCATGGTTATTATGGCGAACAGGTGATGTGGCCCTCTATGAGTCGCACATTTCAAAATGCTTCGAATTTCCCGGGCGATTGTTGGAGTTATATTGTCCATAGATCAGGAATATGTCATAATGTCATGCGTCATTATGACACATGTTCCCAATGCATTTCTTTGTTTTTCGTGTGACCTTTGATTAGACTTGCAGCTTCGGTTTCGACGCCAATGATGAACCGTTTTTGGTTTCGGTGCCATCTTTATAAATAGAGATATTTGAATTCAATTTAAGAGTTTAAATTTTCTAGCGTTTTTAAGACATTATTTCTTTccccctttcttttttttaaaatttcttctATTTCCAGTGACCTatgttcttcttcattcctttttGTTTGTTAGTTCACTACGTCGAATCATGTCTGAAGTGCCTTCTAATGCTGGAGAGGGGAGCCGTGTTTCTCCCTTAGCAGTGGTATTCCCTTCTCGGGAGGAGAGTGTTTCCACCACCGTTGAGGATGAAAGTTTCCCCATCGGTGGAGGAAATAGTCCCATGTAACCCTGATTCCAAATCCGACTTCACCAAAGCACCTGAGGCCGTACCTAGAGACTTTCAATAAGTGATGACGGTAAATGAACTAGCGAAGTTCAAGGCCAAATTTGGCCTTTCTGATCATATCGAGTTGATCCCTGCTGAAGATGATGCGGTACAGGTCCACCGTCCCGGCTATTTTTCCCTTCATGCCTATCCTTTCCAATTTGGCTATTCTTTTTCTCTCCATCCACTGGTCGAGGAGTTATGTCGTCACTACGGCGTTTGCC
This genomic stretch from Nicotiana sylvestris chromosome 9, ASM39365v2, whole genome shotgun sequence harbors:
- the LOC104242019 gene encoding U-box domain-containing protein 4-like, producing MSFSIVEKTLYLVHSEDPILKVEGARVIRRLTKSSLRYRRHFSDAVKPLVDMLRSTSFEFIEAALLALLNLSVKDEGNKKSIIEAGALEPIIGFLQSENASLQDYATASLLTLSASSVTKPILSSFGVIPLLVDILRRGSSHAKVDSILTLYNLSTYQGNLTLILETEPIPSIISLLKSCKKSSKTAEKCTALIESLMCYEEGRNALTSEEGGIFAIVEVLEIGSLQSREHAVGALLTMCQIDRCKYRELILREGVMPGLLELTVKGTTISQEKSQILLRLLRDTPYKRSELKPDTLENIVSNLISQLDGNEQTGKARGLLAEVIQVSMDQSLRHLHLREMVFTPVDLSVSSGASEISST